GGCGTGGATTACCACATCACCAAAGACCTGACCTGGGGTACTGCATGGAACTACACCCGTGCCGATGTGCGTAACCCGAACGACGGCGATACCAAGTCTTACAACCAGAACATCTACGGTACAGCGCTGAGCTGGAAACCGGACAACTGGACGTTCAGCTTCGGCGGCGGCTGGTACCAGAACTTCCTGACCACCAAGCTGAAAGATGTAAATAACTACTTCTCCGGCGACGCGTGGGGCATCGAGTACTTTGCGGGTTACACCATCCCGGTTGGCCAGTACGCAGTTAAATCCGTACAGCCATACTTCATGGGCGACCGTCTGCAGTACGTCACCGGCCGCAACTACCAGCGCATCGACAACGGTGTGGGCGTGAGCTTCAAGCTGGATTACGGCTTCCAGGTGGACTACGAGCACGTCTTCACCTCCAGCACCGACAACCTGGGCGACATGAACCTGGTTCGTCTGCGCTACGATTTCTAATCGTGCCTCTGGCGGGTGGCAGCGCTGCTGCCCGCCTGATTTAGCGTTTCCTGCCTTATTTTTACCTATTCAGAAACAGGTATGCATGTTCGGGCCTTGAAGGCCTTGCGCCACTGCGTGGGCGTGGTTTTAAACCGCAGCCGGAAGTGATGCCGGAGCGTTTCCGCTGAGCCGAACCCAGACTGCTCTGCCACCTGATCGATGCTAATTTTCTCGCTTTCCAGTAGCGCACAAGCCTTTTCCAGACGAAGGCCGAGCATCCACTCGCCCGGCGTGGTGCCGGTAGCATCTTTGAACCTGCGGATAAAGGTCCGGCGGCTCATGCCTGCCTGGCTGGCTAGCTGCTCGATCGCCATGGGCGCATTGAGATGATGACGCAGATCGTCCAGCAAGGGCGCCAGGCTTTTGGTGCGGCGTTTAGGGACGGGCTGCTGGACCCATTGCGCCTGGCTGCCTTCCCGTAGCGGGGGCGTAATCATGCGGCGTGCCGTCCGGTTGGCGATTTCAATCCCGTAATCACGACGAATAAGATGCAGGCACAGATCGACCCCGGCGGCGCCGCCCGCGGAGGTGATCAGGCTGCCCTCATCGACATAGATCATACTGTGTTCCACCTGCACCGCAGGAAATCTGCTCGCTAGGATCTCGGTGCTGTTCCAGTGGGCGGTGGCTCGCTTGCCGTTCAGTAAGCCTGTTTCGCAGAGAATAAAACTGCCGGCGCAAATCGACACTATCCGGGACCCGTTCTGGTGGGCGCTTTGTAGGGCGGCAATCAGCGGCTCCGGGGCCGGTTCAAAAACATTTCGCCAGCCGGGGATGACAATCGTCCCGGCATCAGCCAGCAGCTCCAGCCCTCCATCCACCACCAAACGCACGCCGCCCTGAGCGTCAAAAACCCCCTTTTCTAACGACGCGACGCGCAAATCATAGAGAGGCTGGCCGATCACTTCATCCACGCGGCCAAAAGCTTCGACGGCAATCCCGAACTCAAAAGTGCAGAGACACTGATAGGCCAGCACAACCAGCCGTCGATTTTTCGCTCTAAAAGCGCGGTCTTTATCTGGATAGATGACTGGCATGGTCGTCCTGTCGCTGAAAATGGCACGATCTTGACGATAACTGACCTGGGCGTCGATTTCTACTCCACCCCGAATCTTTCATGCTGGCATCTTCTTAACGTTTTGCAGGAAATCAGTATGAAAAATAGTTTAGCGCTGATGGCAGTCTGTCTGGCCGCGTTGATGTCGGGCCTGGAGATATCGAGCGTCCCGGTTATTTTGCCGGTGCTGGAAAAGCAGATGCAGGCCAATTTTCGCGAACTGCAGTGGATAATGAACGCTTATACCCTGTCCTGTACGGCGGTATTAATGGCCACGGGAACACTGGCGGATAAATATGGCCGCAAGCGTATTTTTATTATCAGCATTATTGGCTTTGGCCTGACGTCGATCCTCTGTGGCCTGGCCCGAACGCCGGAATGGCTTATTGTCGGGCGTTTTTTACAGGGACTGAGCGGCGGGGCGATGTTAACCAGCCTGATTGCCATCCTGTCGGTTCAGTTCCCGGCGGGCAAAGCGCGCAGCCGGGCGTTTTCCGCCTGGGGGATCACATTTGGCTTTGGGCTGGGCTTTGGCCCCGTCATCGGCGGCCTGCTGGAGGCGTGGTTTAGCTGGCAATGGGTATTTCTGATCCACGGCGTTATTGCGCTGCTCACCCTGGCGCTGACGCTGAAAAATGTTATCGAGTCGCGGGAAAACACCACGAAACCGCTGGATGTTGCTGGCCTGATGACGTTGAGCCTGGGAGTGGTGGGGGCGACCTGGCTCATCACCCAGGGCGGGAACATCGGGTGGAGCAGTCGTGAAGCCCTGTTAATCTTGCTGGGCACTTTTATCAGCCTGGGGCTGTTCGTCATCATTGAGCTACGCCACCCGCATCCGATGTTTGATTTCTCCGTCTTTCGGAACAGACCTTTCTCCGGTGCGCTGATGGGGTCCGTGGGGATGAATTTCAGCTTCTGGCCGCTGATGATTTATCTGCCGGTTTATTACCAGATAGGGAAGGGCTACAGCATTATGGAGACCGGTATGGCGCTGCTGGCCTACACCTTGCCCACGTTATTAATGCCGCCCGTCGGTGAGCGGCTGGTGCTGCGCTTTGGGGCCGCGCGCCTCATCCCGCTGGGGCTGCTGACTATCGGCCTGGGATTTGTCCTGATGAGGCTGGCCGTCATCTATCAGGTCAGTTTGCTACCCGGCGCAATACTTTCGGGCATGGCGCTGGGGCTAATCAATACCCCGGTCACCAACACCACCACGGGCTCCGTGGCCGCTAACCGCGTGGGCATGGCTTCCGGGATTGATATCAGTTCGCGCTTGATTACCCTCGCCATCAATATTGCGCTAATGGGGAGTCTGCTGGTGGCGGGGATAGCCGAAAGTTTGCAGAGCCAGATCGACAGCGTCAGCGAAAGGTACGCCCTGGCAGAGCAAATAGCCGGCGGCACCAGAGGCACGCTCAACAGCGAGCTCATTATTCAGGCGCTGAATGACGGTTTTTCTGGCGTGCTGGCCTACGGCGCTGCGGGCGTGGGCTGTTTGTCTCTGGCGAGTTATTTGCTGTTCAACTACAAAACAAACGTTAAGCGCAAACGGTCGGCATCATGCCCTGATTAAGCCCATCCCTGAGCAAAGCGAGTTTCCCGCTTTGCTTTTTTGTTATTCGCAAAAGCCCTGCCCATGCCCGCCGCGCCTTCTCCTGCGCGCAAGATGAAATATTTTCATTTACCCCTGTTAACGGAATGTGCCATCTTACTCTGTCCAGTTGGATCAACGACTTAGTAAGCGGCCCGTGAAAGAGGCTCGCCTAAGGACACCACACATCATTCTGTAAGGGAGAATACCGATGGGAAATCGTCTCGGCTGGCGCGTTGCGACCGGCGCTTTACTTCTGGCCAGCGGCCTGCAGTTTGCTCAGGCAAACAGCGACCCACACACTATCGTCTTCGGCGTGGCGCCGGGGCCTTACGGCGACATGGTCAAACAGGCCATCGCCCCGTCGTTAAAAGAGAAAGGCTATAAAGTCGTGGTGCGCGAGTTCAGCGACTACGTTCAGCCGAACATGGCGCTGGCGAACGGCAGCATCGACGCCAACCTGTTCCAGCACTCGCTGTACTTCGACAAATTCACCGCCGACAAAAACCTCAAGCTGGCGAAGCTGATCACCGTGCCAACCGCCGGGATGGGCATCTATTCCCATAAGGTCAAAAGCCTGGACGAGCTGAAGAAGGGCGACATTGTTACCCTCTCTAACGACCCGACTAACCTGGCCCGTGGGCTGCGCTTCCTGCAGTCGATGGAGCTTATCACCATCAAAGAGAACATCGACCCGACCAAAGCCTCCGAGCGCGATATCGCCACCAACCCGAAGGGCCTGGTGTTTAAATCGCTGGAGGCCGCACAGCTGCCGCGCACCCTGGACAGCGCCAGCGCCGCGCTGGTCAACGGTAACTTTGCCATTGCTGCCGGGCTAAAACTCTCCTCTGCGCTGAAACAGGAACAGCTGGATGAGAACCTCAAAAACATCATCGCCGTGCGTGCCGAAGATGCGGATAAACCGTTCGCCAAAGATATCGTGGAGACCGTGAAGTCCCCGGCCTACGAAAAAGCGATCGACGATCCGCAGAATATTTTCATCGCCTTCCAGAAACCAGACTGGATGGTTGCCGCCGATAAAAAGTAACCAGAGCAAAGCGGGCAGGCGGGATGCCTGCCTTTTGTCGCTGATTTGAGGTTGTCATGATTGAGATTGAAAAGGTCTGCGTGGACTTCCCCGCAGGCCGAAACCGCACCAGCCGGGCGGTGAACGATGTCTCGCTGCATATTGCGGCGGGCGAAGTTTTTGGCATCGTCGGCACCAGCGGAGCCGGAAAAAGTACCTTATTGCGCACCCTGAATGCGCTCCAGCGCCCAAGTGCGGGCAGCGTAAAGATCGGTGGAACCGAGGTAACCGCGCTGCAGGGGGCCGAACTGCGCAAAGCTCGCCAGCGTATCGGCATGATTTTCCAGCACTTTAATCTGATGCACACCCGGACGGTCAGGCAGAATGTGGCTTTCAGCCTCAAAGCTGCGGGCTGGGAGCGCAGTAAAATCGGCCCGCGCGTGACCGAAATTCTTGAGCTGGTGGGCCTGGGCGACAAAGCGAACCGCTATCCGGTGCAGCTGAGCGGCGGGCAGAAGCAGCGCGTGGGCATTGCGCGAGCCATCGCTAATCACCCGGATGTTTTGCTCTGCGATGAGCCGACTTCCGCGCTGGATCTCGAAACCTCAGCCACCATTCTGGCGCTGCTGAAAAAGATCAACCAGCAGCTGGGGATCACCATCGTGCTGATCACCCACGAGATGAACGTGATCAAATCCATCTGCGACCGCGTGGCGGTCATGTCCGGCGGGGAAGTGGTGGAGTCCGGCGAAGTGTTCGACATCTTCGCCCATCCGCAGCACGAATTTACCCGCCAGCTGGTTTCCCACACGCTGAACCTGGCGCTGCCGGTGCGCCTGCTGGACAACATGCGCGGCGCGCTGCTGAAAATCATGTTCGTTGGCGACTCTGCCGAGCAGCCGGTGCTCTCCTTCGCGGCGGTGAAATACGGGGTAGGGGTGAACATTCTGCACGGCAAAATCGAGTACATCAGCGATCGTGCGCTGGGCATTCTGGTGGTGGCGATCACCGCGCCCGGCAACCCGGCGGCGGTGGGCGATGCCATCGACCATATTCGGAAACATACGGCCTGCGTGGAGGTGCTGAATGGATGATTTAGTCGCGGACCTGACGGTTGCCTTCGGCGAAACCTTCCAGATGCTGGGCATTTCCACGCTGCTGGCGATTATCGGCGGCCTGCCGCTGGGCTTTTTGATCTTCG
This region of Cedecea lapagei genomic DNA includes:
- a CDS encoding helix-turn-helix domain-containing protein codes for the protein MPVIYPDKDRAFRAKNRRLVVLAYQCLCTFEFGIAVEAFGRVDEVIGQPLYDLRVASLEKGVFDAQGGVRLVVDGGLELLADAGTIVIPGWRNVFEPAPEPLIAALQSAHQNGSRIVSICAGSFILCETGLLNGKRATAHWNSTEILASRFPAVQVEHSMIYVDEGSLITSAGGAAGVDLCLHLIRRDYGIEIANRTARRMITPPLREGSQAQWVQQPVPKRRTKSLAPLLDDLRHHLNAPMAIEQLASQAGMSRRTFIRRFKDATGTTPGEWMLGLRLEKACALLESEKISIDQVAEQSGFGSAETLRHHFRLRFKTTPTQWRKAFKARTCIPVSE
- the sfbB gene encoding virulence-associated ABC transporter ATP-binding protein SfbB, with amino-acid sequence MIEIEKVCVDFPAGRNRTSRAVNDVSLHIAAGEVFGIVGTSGAGKSTLLRTLNALQRPSAGSVKIGGTEVTALQGAELRKARQRIGMIFQHFNLMHTRTVRQNVAFSLKAAGWERSKIGPRVTEILELVGLGDKANRYPVQLSGGQKQRVGIARAIANHPDVLLCDEPTSALDLETSATILALLKKINQQLGITIVLITHEMNVIKSICDRVAVMSGGEVVESGEVFDIFAHPQHEFTRQLVSHTLNLALPVRLLDNMRGALLKIMFVGDSAEQPVLSFAAVKYGVGVNILHGKIEYISDRALGILVVAITAPGNPAAVGDAIDHIRKHTACVEVLNG
- a CDS encoding MFS transporter translates to MKNSLALMAVCLAALMSGLEISSVPVILPVLEKQMQANFRELQWIMNAYTLSCTAVLMATGTLADKYGRKRIFIISIIGFGLTSILCGLARTPEWLIVGRFLQGLSGGAMLTSLIAILSVQFPAGKARSRAFSAWGITFGFGLGFGPVIGGLLEAWFSWQWVFLIHGVIALLTLALTLKNVIESRENTTKPLDVAGLMTLSLGVVGATWLITQGGNIGWSSREALLILLGTFISLGLFVIIELRHPHPMFDFSVFRNRPFSGALMGSVGMNFSFWPLMIYLPVYYQIGKGYSIMETGMALLAYTLPTLLMPPVGERLVLRFGAARLIPLGLLTIGLGFVLMRLAVIYQVSLLPGAILSGMALGLINTPVTNTTTGSVAANRVGMASGIDISSRLITLAINIALMGSLLVAGIAESLQSQIDSVSERYALAEQIAGGTRGTLNSELIIQALNDGFSGVLAYGAAGVGCLSLASYLLFNYKTNVKRKRSASCPD
- a CDS encoding MetQ/NlpA family ABC transporter substrate-binding protein, coding for MGNRLGWRVATGALLLASGLQFAQANSDPHTIVFGVAPGPYGDMVKQAIAPSLKEKGYKVVVREFSDYVQPNMALANGSIDANLFQHSLYFDKFTADKNLKLAKLITVPTAGMGIYSHKVKSLDELKKGDIVTLSNDPTNLARGLRFLQSMELITIKENIDPTKASERDIATNPKGLVFKSLEAAQLPRTLDSASAALVNGNFAIAAGLKLSSALKQEQLDENLKNIIAVRAEDADKPFAKDIVETVKSPAYEKAIDDPQNIFIAFQKPDWMVAADKK